A region of the Desulfuromonas acetoxidans DSM 684 genome:
CGGACTTCAACCGCCCGTCTCCCCTGGTAAACGCCGTCGGGTTTTCAAATTTTGCCAACAGGATGGGCAGCATGTTCCGCAAACTCGGTGAACCGGGAAAAGCTCTCACCTTCTTTCGCTATTGCCAAACGCTGGGTACGGGTTCCGGAGCAGAGATGGTTTCTGCTGCACAAGAAGCCATGATCAACAACGACTATGCCACCATGGCACAACACTGCGTCCGTCTGATTCGGCGTTACCAGAGCCTTCCCGGTTATCATGCCTATATCAACTACCAGCATCTGACCGGACAGCATACAACGGCGTGGAGTGTTTTCAACAACCTGTCCTCACGCCAGTATCTCTCAAGCATCTGGCAGGCCGCACTGTTCGGATTCCGCATGGAAGGCACTTCAGAACAGGATCAGGACCGCTGGTTTGCCGACCGCGTCAATAGACCGGAAAGCAGCAGTTTTGTACTGTATCGGCTCATGGACCGGTCCCAATTTCCCGCCATCAACACGCTGCCGCGCTCGGGAGGACAAAACAGAAAACAGTTCCTCGCGCTCTACCGTGGCTACAAAACCCGCAGCTTTACAGATTCCCCCTACTCCCACCAGTTCCAGCAGGGCCAAGGCATAACCTCCAAATTGTTGCCCTGGCTGGCGTTCTACTATGAGGATGCCGGGCGAGGTGAAGAATTCCAACAGAGATTGAATGAATATCTTGCCGTTCACGGATCGGGATTTGACAGTTTGCTGGCGCAGGGCATTATCGCCGGGCTCCAGGACGATTCCCATACGGCATTGACATTGTTCCACAAGGCCTGTCTGCGCTATGCAGAGCTGCAACAGCAGCAGACCCCTTTTGCCGGTTGGCCCTTCGCCATGGAAGCAAAATATACAACAAACCCAGAAAAGCGAATGACAGCATTGGGGGCGGCACTGTATCTGGACCGCAATTCAGTGAGGATTGCGCACTTCAGCCGTGCAGAAAAACAACGTGCCACAGAGCAGTTTGATGCCAACAAATTCTTTGCCCCGCGTCAGAGCGACGCACAGACCCAGTCGCCACCGAAACAGATCTGAAAATGAATGGCCTTCAAGAGCCTTACTGAAGAAACAAAAAAAAGGGTTCGCTGAACAATCAGCGAACCCTTTGATTTTTTTATGGTGGAGCTAAGCGGGATCGAACCGCTGACCTCTTGAATGCCATTCAAGCGCTCTCCCAGCTGAGCTATAGCCCCATAAGACGAAGGCGTTTATATCAAAGGCAGAGACAGCCTGTCAACGCATTTCTTCATCAAACGTACAAAGTTTTCAATTTTTTATGACACAAGCCTTCGCCACTGGACAACGGGTTAAAAATACAGAAAAGCTCATCCGAGCATCAAACTTACGGCTGACAGCAGCGCAATGACAATCAGAGTCAGGCTGCACTGACGAATCTGCCCAAGAATCAACTGAATAAGCACATAGCTGATAAAACCAAACGCCAGACCGGTAGAGATGCTGTAACCGAGCGGAATCATAATGATAGTAAGAAACGCCGGTGCACTCTGCTGAATATCGTTGAATGGAATCTGCGACACATGACGCATCATCAGCAGGCCAACGACGATAAGGGCCGGGGCCGTGGCATAAGGCGGGACAATAGCGATGAGCGGCGTGAAAAACAGCGCCAGCAGAAACATGGCGGCCGTGGCCACGGCGGTAAGTCCGGTGCGACCACCAGCACTGACTCCACTGCCCGATTCAATGAACGTGGTTGTCGTACTGGTACCGAGCAAAGCACCACCAATGGTGGCTAGAGCATCGGTATTAAGGAGGCGAGAGATCAACGGCACGGTGCCCTGTCGTTCCAGCAGGCGTGCATCACGACACACGGAGACCAGCGTCCCGAGGCTGTCAAAAAGATCGACGAACATGAACGAGAAAACACTGGACCACAGGGAGATGGATACCGCTGAAGCGATATCCAACTGAAAGGCCAGCGGTGCCGGTGACGGTGGTAGAGACACGATTCCATCCGGCAACGGTACATGCCCCAACGCCATGCCGACGACTGTCGTTACGACAATTCCGATGAGCATGGCTCCACGCACTTGGCGAATCTCCAATACAACGATGAGCAAAAGCCCGAGCAGACCAATAAACGTGCCCGTGGAAAACGAGCCGAGTTGAACCATGGTAGCCTGGTTCCTGACCACCAGGCCGAGATTCTGCAGACCAATAAAGGCGATAAACAGCCCAATACCGACTCCAGCGGCAATCTGCAGCGGCAGGGGAATTGCCTTGACAATATGCTGCCTGACTCCAAGCAGACTGAGCAACAGAAACACCACACCAGAGAGGAAAACAACCCCCAGAGCCGTTTGCCAGCTCACCCCCTGCCCCATCACCAATCCGTAGGTAAAAAAGGCGTTAAGCCCCATTCCCGGCGCCATCATCAGCGGAGCATTACCCATGATGGCAACGAGCAACGTGGCCAAGGCAGCCACCAGACAGGTCACGGTGGTCAAAGCGCCGCGATCCATACCGGTTTCAGCAAGCATGGCCGGATGGACAAAAATGATGTAGGAGGCGGTGAGAAAGGTGGTGACACCGGCGATCAGCTCGGTACGCACATCACTGCCGCGTTCTCTAAGTTGAAAAAGGCGATCCAGTCGTTCAATCATGCCATTCTCCGTAAAAGAAACACATCCGAGTCAAAACAAAGCAAGGGTGCCGAGGCACCCTTGTCTGGTTCGTATATGAAATCGCGTAATCAGGAGCAGCCGCAACCGCCGCCACAACACCCTGACGGTGCCGTGTTCAGTGTTGCCGACTGAGTCAGGCGCGTGAGTGCCTCCATGTATTTCTGGCCGGTTTTTTCCACGATCTCTTGGGGCAGATCAGGAGCCGGCGCTGTTTTACCCCAGTCGAGTGTTTCGAGGTAATCACGCAGGAACTGCTTGTCAAAGCTGGGTTGCTGACCACCGGGCTGATACTGATCTTTGGGCCAGAACCGTGATGAGTCGGGAGTCAGGGCTTCATCGATCCAGATCAGCTCGCCGTCAAGCATGCCGAACTCAAACTTGGTGTCGGCAATAATGATCCCTTTTTCGTTGGCAATGTCGCGAGCCCGTTCGTAAATGGCGATGGTGACATCGCGCACTTTGGCAGCCAATTCGGCGCCACACAACTCTTCGACCTTGGAGAATGGAATGTTCTCATCGTGCTCGCCGAGCTCAGCCTTAGTCGAAGGAGTAAAAATAACTTCGGGGAGCTTATCGCTCTCTTTGAGCCCTTCCGGCAGCGGAATGCCGCAGATCGCGCCGGTTTTCTGGTAGTCCTTCCAGCCGGAGCCGGAAATATAACCGCGCACGATACACTCAACGGGCAGCGGCTGGGCTTTTTTTACCAGCATACTTCGTCCTTCGAGTTGCTCACGGTACTTGTGTGTTTCAGGCGGAAAGTCATCCACATTAGTACTGACAATATGGTTGGGGATGATATCGGTCATCTTCTCAAACCAGAATTTGGAAATCTCAGTCAGTACGTAGCCTTTTTGCGGAATTCCTTCGTTCATGATGACATCAAAGGCGGAAATCCGGTCACTGGTAACAATCAACAAATACTCGCCGACATCATAGATATCGCGCACTTTTCCCTGATTAACCAGCTTGAGATCGGGGCAGCTGCTCTGCATTACGATCGGAGTCATGATTCGTTCCCTTCTTCCATTGAGCGCAGGATTGCCGGGGCAATGATCACCTCAGCAGTTTGTTTAAGTTCATCAAGTTTGCTGCGCAGCAACTCGTCCTGTTTCCGTGACAGAACGGTCTGTTGCAAACGTTGTGATTCCTCTTCGGTCAAGCCGTTGGGATCTGCCGGCTGCAGTTGTTTAAGGCGAACAATATAGAAATTTTCACCTGCACTATACAGCTGGGAAGCCACCGGCTCTTTGATGGTGAGATTGAACGCAGCCTCTGCCAGTCCCGGCACATTGCCGAGGGTCGGTACAAACTCACCCAAGGCGCGATTGAACAGGCCGGTCTCTTGAACTTTGCGACCGTTGTCGGCAATAGATTTGAGCTTAGCACCTTGTTGAATTTTCTCCAGAGCTTTTTGCGCGGCTTCTTCGGCCAGAACAACCGCCTGCTGACGCTTGTAGGCTTCAGTCACTTCAGCCTTGACGGCACTCAGTTCGGGAATATGGCTGGCGATATTTTCAGTCACGGTCGCGAGGACCACACCACGTGTGGTGTTGACCGGAGCCAACATTTCCCCAGCCGCGGCACCAAAGGCTCTCTCTGTCAACTCCGAGCTGACACCGACAGTCGGAATAGCTTGCATCTGAGAGAACAGACCTGTTTCCACCGGTGTCGCACCGAGACTTTCAGCGGCAGCGCTGAAATTACTTTCTTTACGGTTAAGGTTGTACGCATCCATGGCCTTTTCGTAGGCCAATTTGCGCGCCTCATCGAGACGCAGGGCTTTTTCAACCTCGTCACGCACATCTGCCAGCGGCGTAAAACCGGCCTCAATGTGCTCGCCCCCTTTGATAATATGGTAACCGAAACGGGTTTCCACTATCGGACTCAACGCATCTTTTTGCAGAGCAAAGGCAGCGGCCTCAAATGCCGGGTCCATCACGCCACGTTGAAACAGACCCAGGTCACCACCTTTTTGCGCGGTTGCGGTATCGGCGGAGTATTGTTTGGCCAGTTTGGCAAAATCACCGGTCTGGGCTTTCTCAAGAACCTGCTCAGCCAGGACGCGCTGCTTTTCGCGTTGCGCATCGTCGGC
Encoded here:
- a CDS encoding NCS2 family permease, producing the protein MIERLDRLFQLRERGSDVRTELIAGVTTFLTASYIIFVHPAMLAETGMDRGALTTVTCLVAALATLLVAIMGNAPLMMAPGMGLNAFFTYGLVMGQGVSWQTALGVVFLSGVVFLLLSLLGVRQHIVKAIPLPLQIAAGVGIGLFIAFIGLQNLGLVVRNQATMVQLGSFSTGTFIGLLGLLLIVVLEIRQVRGAMLIGIVVTTVVGMALGHVPLPDGIVSLPPSPAPLAFQLDIASAVSISLWSSVFSFMFVDLFDSLGTLVSVCRDARLLERQGTVPLISRLLNTDALATIGGALLGTSTTTTFIESGSGVSAGGRTGLTAVATAAMFLLALFFTPLIAIVPPYATAPALIVVGLLMMRHVSQIPFNDIQQSAPAFLTIIMIPLGYSISTGLAFGFISYVLIQLILGQIRQCSLTLIVIALLSAVSLMLG
- a CDS encoding phosphoribosylaminoimidazolesuccinocarboxamide synthase, which produces MTPIVMQSSCPDLKLVNQGKVRDIYDVGEYLLIVTSDRISAFDVIMNEGIPQKGYVLTEISKFWFEKMTDIIPNHIVSTNVDDFPPETHKYREQLEGRSMLVKKAQPLPVECIVRGYISGSGWKDYQKTGAICGIPLPEGLKESDKLPEVIFTPSTKAELGEHDENIPFSKVEELCGAELAAKVRDVTIAIYERARDIANEKGIIIADTKFEFGMLDGELIWIDEALTPDSSRFWPKDQYQPGGQQPSFDKQFLRDYLETLDWGKTAPAPDLPQEIVEKTGQKYMEALTRLTQSATLNTAPSGCCGGGCGCS
- a CDS encoding SurA N-terminal domain-containing protein; this encodes MLDLIRKKQKTTVVKVVFWVIIATFIGTIFLVWGKGRDQQRDITVAAQVNGTDISFEQFRTTYSNMYNLYHNLYGQNFTPELEKQLQLTRQSINLLIDQALLLEEAERMHVSISDDELVKAIAEVPAFQVDGVFNKEQYISVLSYQRMTPELFEQMQKQQMLVNLTQAQIRSEAVVTDEDVADEYRRLNENVNLSYVAFKTGAFTDAVDVTDDALTAYYEANQEAFRVAQQVNLSLVTLSPADYLDQVVLEEGDIQRYYDRHLATYAIPEQMAAAHILIPVAQDADDAQREKQRVLAEQVLEKAQTGDFAKLAKQYSADTATAQKGGDLGLFQRGVMDPAFEAAAFALQKDALSPIVETRFGYHIIKGGEHIEAGFTPLADVRDEVEKALRLDEARKLAYEKAMDAYNLNRKESNFSAAAESLGATPVETGLFSQMQAIPTVGVSSELTERAFGAAAGEMLAPVNTTRGVVLATVTENIASHIPELSAVKAEVTEAYKRQQAVVLAEEAAQKALEKIQQGAKLKSIADNGRKVQETGLFNRALGEFVPTLGNVPGLAEAAFNLTIKEPVASQLYSAGENFYIVRLKQLQPADPNGLTEEESQRLQQTVLSRKQDELLRSKLDELKQTAEVIIAPAILRSMEEGNES